The Streptomyces phaeolivaceus genome has a window encoding:
- a CDS encoding TauD/TfdA family dioxygenase, whose translation MSSVDMTRAPYAPASDDGTVRYDAPTLARLGHVAAELLDRAGDRVDDPAWVALARHAWEDVPAEVRRTVREFRRHSGPEGALVLRRLPIGAVPLPPTPMVKGSVQHGPSLAAATLLLFAAGLGDPAAFAAEKSGALVQDVVPVPGQETVQGNVGSVELTFHTENAFHPHRPDYVMLLCLRPDHEGAAELRTSCARRVLPLLTPGTREALGRPEYVTEAPPSFGPADAGTAHAVLTGDPDDPDWCFDEAATKAVTPEGRAALAELAEVAHRTYTGVLLRPGDLAVVDNRITLHGRSAFTPRYDGRDRWLQRTFAFSDLRRSRDHRPGDGTVLVK comes from the coding sequence GCGGCGGAACTGCTGGACCGGGCGGGCGACCGGGTCGACGACCCGGCCTGGGTGGCCCTCGCCCGGCACGCCTGGGAGGACGTCCCCGCCGAAGTACGGCGCACCGTGCGGGAGTTCCGGAGGCATTCGGGCCCCGAGGGCGCCCTCGTCCTCAGGAGGCTCCCCATCGGTGCCGTGCCCCTGCCGCCGACCCCGATGGTGAAGGGCTCGGTCCAGCACGGCCCGTCCCTGGCGGCGGCGACGCTGCTGCTGTTCGCGGCCGGGCTCGGCGACCCGGCCGCGTTCGCGGCGGAGAAGTCCGGCGCCCTCGTCCAGGACGTCGTGCCGGTGCCCGGCCAGGAGACCGTCCAGGGCAACGTCGGCTCGGTCGAGCTCACCTTCCACACCGAGAACGCCTTCCATCCCCACCGCCCCGACTACGTCATGCTGCTCTGCCTGCGCCCCGACCACGAGGGCGCGGCCGAACTGCGCACCAGCTGCGCCCGACGCGTGCTACCCCTGCTGACCCCGGGCACCCGGGAGGCGCTCGGCAGGCCCGAGTACGTCACCGAGGCACCGCCGTCCTTCGGCCCGGCCGACGCGGGCACCGCGCACGCCGTGCTCACCGGCGACCCGGACGACCCCGACTGGTGCTTCGACGAGGCGGCCACCAAGGCGGTGACCCCCGAGGGCCGGGCCGCCCTCGCCGAACTGGCGGAGGTGGCGCACCGCACGTACACGGGGGTGCTGCTGCGCCCCGGTGACCTCGCCGTCGTCGACAACCGGATCACCCTGCACGGCCGTTCGGCGTTCACCCCGCGCTACGACGGCCGTGACCGCTGGCTCCAGCGGACCTTCGCCTTCAGCGACCTCCGCCGCTCCCGCGACCACCGCCCCGGCGACGGCACGGTCCTGGTCAAGTGA
- a CDS encoding diaminobutyrate--2-oxoglutarate transaminase yields MTETDRTPLTVFERHESNVRSYCRDFPVVFERAAGHHLWDTSGRRYVDLLCGAGSLNYGHNPPEIVERVMAYLTAGGPVQSLDLHTTAKADFLERFTTLILQPRGLGDHVVQFPGPAGTLAVEAALKLARRVTGRTQVIAFTGGFHGASLGALAATTSPLLRGAAGVPLTDVTILPYGDATEPDPFAALEHALGPGAVTPPPAAILLETVQGEGGLHTAPRAWLARIRELADATGTLVIVDDIQAGCGRTGTFFSFEDAPELRPDLVCLSKSLSGMGLPMAALLIRREIDRWAPGEHNGTFRGHNLAFVAGSAALDHWTDPHFTHHAGELAAAIRTSLVGIVDALPAGAAEVVGKGAMSGLRFPAAGTAERTREALFRAGVVAETSGSGHVLKLLPPLTMSLTEWKEVADTVGDAVQALATA; encoded by the coding sequence ATGACCGAGACCGACCGGACGCCTCTCACGGTGTTCGAACGGCACGAGTCGAACGTACGCAGCTACTGCCGTGACTTCCCGGTGGTGTTCGAGCGCGCCGCCGGACACCACCTGTGGGACACCTCGGGACGCCGCTATGTGGACCTGCTGTGCGGGGCCGGCTCGCTCAACTACGGCCACAACCCGCCCGAGATCGTCGAACGGGTCATGGCCTACCTCACGGCCGGCGGCCCCGTGCAGTCCCTGGACCTGCACACCACCGCCAAGGCCGACTTCCTGGAACGCTTCACCACCCTCATCCTCCAGCCGCGCGGCCTCGGCGACCACGTCGTCCAGTTCCCCGGACCGGCCGGCACGCTCGCCGTCGAGGCCGCCCTGAAGCTGGCCCGCAGGGTCACCGGGCGCACCCAGGTGATCGCCTTCACCGGAGGCTTCCACGGCGCGTCCCTCGGCGCCCTCGCCGCCACCACCTCCCCGCTGCTGCGCGGCGCGGCGGGCGTACCACTGACCGACGTCACGATCCTCCCCTACGGCGACGCGACCGAGCCCGATCCGTTCGCCGCCCTGGAACACGCCCTCGGCCCGGGGGCGGTGACGCCCCCGCCCGCCGCGATTCTGCTGGAGACGGTCCAGGGCGAGGGCGGACTGCACACGGCGCCCCGCGCATGGCTGGCCCGGATCCGTGAACTCGCCGACGCCACCGGCACGTTGGTGATCGTGGACGACATCCAGGCGGGCTGCGGACGCACCGGCACCTTCTTCAGCTTCGAGGACGCGCCCGAACTCCGGCCCGACCTGGTCTGTCTGTCGAAGTCCCTCAGCGGTATGGGGCTGCCGATGGCGGCGCTGCTGATCCGGCGCGAGATCGACCGGTGGGCCCCCGGCGAGCACAACGGCACCTTCCGCGGCCACAACCTCGCCTTCGTGGCGGGCTCCGCGGCACTGGACCACTGGACCGACCCGCACTTCACCCACCACGCCGGCGAACTGGCCGCCGCGATCCGCACCAGCCTCGTCGGCATCGTCGACGCCCTCCCGGCGGGTGCCGCCGAGGTCGTCGGCAAGGGGGCGATGAGCGGACTGCGATTCCCCGCCGCCGGGACGGCCGAACGGACACGGGAGGCGTTGTTCCGGGCCGGCGTCGTCGCCGAGACCTCGGGGTCGGGGCATGTACTGAAACTGCTGCCGCCCCTGACGATGTCCCTCACCGAGTGGAAGGAAGTGGCGGACACCGTGGGCGACGCCGTCCAGGCACTCGCTACGGCGTAG